From a region of the Podarcis muralis chromosome 16, rPodMur119.hap1.1, whole genome shotgun sequence genome:
- the LOC114586849 gene encoding uncharacterized protein LOC114586849 produces the protein MVDCGPSCAVPSCASTPTVGFGSAGGLGYGGLGHGLGGLGYGFGGLGYGYGGLGYGNGGAERAANLGILDGIIPKPINQIPPAEVVVQPPACVVTIPGPILSASCEPVAVGGNTPCAVGGSGIVGGFGGLGYGSGLLGSSGGFGYGLGYGRGALLGRKFGRRFSICS, from the coding sequence ATGGTTGACTGTGGTCCATCCTGTGCTGTCCCATCCTGTGCTTCCACCCCCACTGTTGGGTTTGGCTCAGCAGGAGGTCTTGGCTATGGTGGTCTCGGCCATGGATTGGGAGGTCTCGGCTACGGTTTTGGAGGACTCGGCTATGGATATGGAGGCCTGGGCTATGGAAATGGAGGTGCTGAAAGAGCAGCCAACCTTGGCATCCTAGATGGGATTATCCCTAAACCCATCAACCAGATCCCACCAGCAGAGGTCGTGGTCCAGCCACCTGCCTGCGTTGTGACCATCCCAGGGCCCATCCTCTCTGCCAGCTGTGAGCCTGTGGCTGTTGGAGGCAACACTCCATGTGCCGTTGGTGGTTCCGGGATCGTAGGAGGCTTTGGGGGCTTGGGCTATGGGTCTGGTCTCCTTGGAAGCTCTGGGGGCTTCGGCTATGGTTTGGGTTACGGGAGGGGAGCACTCCTTGGAAGGAAGTTCGGGCGCCGTTTTAGCATCTGTTCATAG